In one window of Nothobranchius furzeri strain GRZ-AD chromosome 11, NfurGRZ-RIMD1, whole genome shotgun sequence DNA:
- the LOC107384489 gene encoding transcription factor HES-1 — protein sequence MPAGTGTSPSTAAATPARDEFARSESRKSSKPIMEKRRRARINESLAQLKTLILDALKKNSSRHSKLEKADILEMTVKHLRNVQRLQMSAAVNTDPIILAKYRAGFSECVGEVTRFLSTCEGVNGEVRTRLLGHLAACVTQLSSVTLYGPHYSALGPAPPVLLNTSSQLHPSPEAVKVFAGLQVVPSPDGQFAVLVPSAALAPVQTHGTTAPPVVTSDSMWRPW from the exons ATGCCAGCCGGTACCGGAACATCACCATCCACCGCAGCTGCGACCCCGGCACGCGACGAGTTCGCCCGGAGCGAGAGCAGAAAG AGCTCTAAACCCATAATGGAGAAGCGGCGGCGCGCGCGCATCAACGAGAGTCTGGCTCAGCTGAAGACCCTGATCCTGGACGCGCTGAAGAAAAAC AGCTCCAGGCACTCCAAACTGGAGAAGGCGGATATTCTGGAGATGACTGTGAAGCACCTGAGGAACGTGCAGCGGCTCCAGATGAGCG CGGCTGTAAACACAGATCCCATCATCCTGGCGAAATACAGAGCTGGATTCAGCGAGTGTGTCGGAGAGGTGACTCGTTTCCTGTCCACGTGTGAAGGGGTGAACGGCGAGGTCAGGACGCGCCTCCTTGGCCACCTCGCGGCCTGTGTGACCCAGCTCAGTTCTGTGACCCTTTATGGACCTCATTACAGCGCCCTGGGGCCGGCCCCACCAGTGCTGCTGAATACCAGCTCACAGCTGCACCCGTCCCCCGAAGCCGTGAAGGTGTTCGCTGGCTTGCAGGTCGTGCCCTCTCCTGACGGACAGTTTGCTGTTCTGGTTCCCAGCGCGGCTCTGGCTCCGGTCCAGACTCACGGTACCACCGCGCCTCCCGTCGTCACCTCAGACTCCATGTGGAGGCCTTGGTAG
- the zgc:153913 gene encoding carboxypeptidase N subunit 2, with the protein MAKPLALALAVLVLLLRPSGSGSWPGACPYRCQCFTPVQVLCSDERMASLPRNMSAQVKEFIIMTTSVAYLFSHSLEESPQLTKLVFLNNALRSIHLKALERLTELQELEISGNPGLDHVLLGTFSNQARLQKLTLNFNNFKSLLPGTFDSLKQLETLQMKNNFISALPAYLFLNLNKLRVLDLSQNRLEDVANETFSGLRRLEVLKLNNNLISHLTPDTFSNVSQLRELHLEHNKLARLSDSSFSLLTNLSVLNLRGNLLTTFSRNVFGREPTHLKELNLRGNQLTQLSSLSALTSLTDLTLSENKLSSLAEDVFINLTALENLELSENQLVTLPERIFKHLFNIKEISLHRNNLTRLEPQLFEDQAFIQRLYLSENRLETLPVGLMDSFSFQHSTRLHGNPWKCDCHLWYLHDWLLQNSQNVEMLHGVVCESPAYLRQRPVTSVDRDQLLCHLSKEDVADLSSCTLQTSNHTVTIKCKADKCSPMTVKVLFQEEDGRVREHVLKNESDESQCSNRTTAGIPER; encoded by the coding sequence ATGGCGAAACCTTTGGCTCTGGCTCTGGCTGTCCtcgtgctgctcctccgccccagcgGCAGCGGCTCCTGGCCGGGTGCCTGTCCCTACAGGTGCCAGTGTTTCACTCCGGTTCAGGTGCTGTGTTCTGATGAACGGATGGCCTCTTTACCCAGAAACATGTCCGCTCAGGTCAAGGAGTTCATAATAATGACGACTTCTGTGGCGTACCTGTTCTCCCACTCGCTGGAGGAGAGCCCACAACTCACCAAGCTCGTTTTTCTGAACAACGCACTGAGGAGCATTCACCTGAAAGCCTTGGAGCGCCTGACTGAGCTGCAGGAGCTGGAGATCAGCGGGAACCCCGGGCTGGATCATGTGCTCCTGGGGACCTTCTCAAATCAAGCCCGTTTACAGAAGCTGACTCTCAACTTCAACAACTTCAAGTCGCTTCTTCCTGGAACGTTTGACTCTCTGAAGCAGCTGGAGACCCTGCAGATGAAGAACAACTTCATATCAGCTCTGCCTGCTTATCTCTTCCTGAACCTGAACAAGTTGCGTGTTCTGGATTTGTCCCAAAACAGACTTGAAGATGTAGCCAATGAGACGTTTTCTGGCCTGAGGAGGCTGGAGGTCCTGAAACTAAACAACAACCTGATCAGCCATCTGACACCTGACACCTTCAGTAACGTTTCTCAGCTCCGGGAGCTTCACTTAGAGCACAACAAGCTAGCACGACTCAGCGACAGCTCCTTCTCTCTGTTGACTAACCTGAGCGTGCTGAACCTCCGTGGGAACCTTCTGACAACCTTCAGTCGTAACGTGTTTGGACGTGAGCCTACACATCTGAAGGAGCTCAACCTGAGAGGCAACCAGCTGACCCAGCTGTCGTCCCTGAGCGCTCTGACCTCGCTGACTGACCTCACCCTGTCAGAAAACAAGCTCTCCAGCCTCGCAGAAGACGTTTTCATAAATCTAACGGCCCTGGAGAACCTGGAGCTTTCTGAAAACCAGCTGGTGACGCTGCCTGAAAGGATCTTTAAACACTTGTTTAACATCAAGGAGATCAGCCTCCACCGTAACAACCTGACCAGGTTGGAGCCCCAGCTGTTTGAGGACCAGGCGTTTATTCAGAGGCTCTACCTTTCTGAAAACCGACTGGAAACTCTCCCCGTGGGTCTAATGGACTCCTTTAGCTTCCAGCACTCCACAAGACTGCACGGAAACCCCTGGAAATGTGACTGCCACCTGTGGTACCTGCACGACTGGCTACTGCAGAACAGCCAGAACGTGGAGATGCTACACGGCGTGGTGTGTGAAAGCCCCGCCTACCTGCGACAACGGCCCGTCACTTCTGTGGACAGAGACCAGCTGTTGTGTCACCTGTCCAAAGAGGACGTGGCTGATCTCAGCTCCTGCACTCTGCAAACATCCAACCACACCGTGACCATCAAATGTAAAGCAGACAAATGCTCTCCAATGACAGTGAAGGTGCTGTTTCAGGAAGAAGACGGCCGTGTCAGAGAGCACGTCCTAAAAAACGAGTCTGACGAGTCTCAGTGCAGCAACAGGACCACGGCGGGGATCCCGGAGCGCTAG